Proteins encoded within one genomic window of Nonomuraea gerenzanensis:
- a CDS encoding ABC transporter ATP-binding protein, with translation MASGSERILEVRDLVKHFPLTQGILFKKQIGAIKAVDGVSFDLNRGETLGIVGESGCGKSTLAKVLMALERPTSGSVMINGRDIAKARGGELKRMRRNIQMVMQDPYTSLNPRMTVGDIIGEPYEIHTEVAPKGDRRKKVQELLEVVGLNPDHINRYPHQFSGGQRQRIGIARGLALQPEIIVCDEPVSALDVSIQAQVINLLERLQNEFNLAYIFIAHDLSVVRHISDRVGVMYLGKFVELGKDTEIYDRPAHPYTQALLSAVPVPDPEGREQRERIILQGDPPSPANPPSGCRFRTRCWKAQEICAEEEPLLQIRPGTSHESACHFAETHDVVHVS, from the coding sequence ATGGCGAGCGGCAGTGAGCGCATCCTGGAAGTGCGCGACCTGGTCAAGCACTTCCCGCTGACCCAGGGGATCCTCTTCAAGAAGCAGATCGGCGCGATCAAGGCCGTCGACGGCGTCTCGTTCGACCTCAACAGGGGCGAGACGCTGGGCATCGTGGGCGAGTCGGGCTGTGGCAAGTCCACGCTCGCCAAGGTGCTGATGGCGCTCGAACGGCCCACCTCCGGCTCGGTGATGATCAACGGCCGGGACATCGCCAAGGCCAGGGGCGGCGAGCTCAAGCGCATGCGCCGCAACATCCAGATGGTGATGCAGGACCCGTACACCTCGCTGAACCCCCGGATGACCGTCGGCGACATCATCGGCGAGCCGTACGAGATCCACACCGAGGTCGCCCCCAAGGGCGACCGGCGCAAGAAGGTGCAGGAGCTGCTGGAGGTGGTCGGGCTCAACCCCGACCACATCAACCGCTACCCGCACCAGTTCTCCGGCGGCCAGCGGCAGCGCATCGGCATCGCCCGCGGGCTGGCGCTGCAGCCGGAGATCATCGTCTGCGACGAGCCGGTCTCCGCGCTCGACGTGTCGATCCAGGCGCAGGTGATCAACCTGCTGGAGCGGCTGCAGAACGAGTTCAACCTGGCCTACATCTTCATCGCCCACGACCTGTCGGTGGTGCGCCACATCTCCGACCGCGTCGGGGTGATGTACCTCGGCAAGTTCGTGGAGCTGGGCAAGGACACGGAGATCTACGACCGCCCCGCGCACCCGTACACGCAGGCGCTGCTGTCTGCGGTGCCGGTGCCGGACCCCGAGGGGCGGGAGCAGCGTGAGCGGATCATCCTTCAGGGTGACCCGCCCTCGCCGGCCAACCCGCCGAGCGGGTGCCGCTTCCGTACGCGGTGCTGGAAGGCGCAGGAGATCTGCGCCGAGGAGGAGCCGCTCCTCCAGATCCGCCCGGGGACGTCCCACGAGAGCGCCTGCCACTTCGCCGAGACGCACGACGTCGTCCACGTGAGCTGA
- a CDS encoding DUF3263 domain-containing protein, with amino-acid sequence MGAPLSGDNAAHEPSRRPLSDRELELLAFERQWWRYAGAKEHAIKETFGISATRYYQLLGELIDRPEALEQDPMLVKRLRRLRSTRRRDRAARRLGMRP; translated from the coding sequence ATGGGAGCACCGCTCAGCGGTGACAATGCTGCCCACGAACCGTCCCGCCGACCACTCTCGGACCGCGAACTCGAGCTCCTCGCCTTCGAGCGCCAATGGTGGCGCTACGCGGGCGCGAAGGAGCACGCCATCAAGGAGACCTTCGGGATCTCCGCCACCCGCTACTACCAGTTGCTCGGCGAGCTGATCGACCGCCCGGAGGCTCTCGAGCAAGACCCCATGCTGGTCAAGAGGCTGCGCAGGTTACGGTCCACGCGCCGGCGTGACCGCGCCGCCAGAAGGCTTGGCATGCGTCCCTGA
- a CDS encoding alpha,alpha-trehalose-phosphate synthase (UDP-forming): protein MNSVLLASNRGPVSFTVSDDGELTMRRGGGGLVSGLSGVAKDDGVLWVCAALSDGDRSAVRLAAGGRIDHAGYDTGPLRMLDIPPATFHRAYNAVANSTLWFVNHLLYDIPNSPNFGTRFEREWESYRDYNGAFALALAEESGHGARVMVQDYHLTLTPAMLRAERPDLRIAHFSHTPWAPPEYFSLLPDDVAGEVLEGILGADHAGFLTDRWAQAFMDCCERLLGAEADRVGRSVTYEGRTTRIGVHSLGVDGEALWRRACEPDVESHMTALRDQVGDRKLIVRIDRTELSKNIVRGLIAYREFLAAHPEWHGRVVHLAFAYPSRHDLPEYREYTASVQRCAQQIEDEYATEDWDPLILNVNDDYPRSLAAYRMADVLLVNPIRDGMNLVAKEGPVLSPRCTLVLSREAGAAAELGAHALVVNPYDISGTAAALHDALVMPEDERRTRRDKLHAAATALPPQKWLATQLEALT, encoded by the coding sequence ATGAACAGCGTCCTGCTGGCCTCCAACAGAGGGCCTGTCTCCTTCACCGTCTCCGACGACGGTGAGCTGACGATGCGGCGCGGCGGCGGCGGCCTCGTCTCCGGGTTGTCGGGGGTGGCCAAGGACGACGGCGTGCTCTGGGTCTGCGCCGCGCTGTCCGACGGCGACCGCAGCGCCGTCCGCCTGGCCGCGGGCGGCCGCATCGACCACGCCGGCTACGACACGGGGCCGCTGCGGATGCTGGACATCCCGCCCGCCACCTTCCACCGCGCCTACAACGCCGTGGCCAACTCCACCCTGTGGTTCGTCAACCACCTGCTCTACGACATCCCCAATTCCCCCAACTTCGGCACCAGGTTCGAGCGCGAGTGGGAGTCCTACCGCGACTACAACGGCGCCTTCGCGCTGGCGCTGGCCGAGGAGTCCGGGCACGGCGCCCGCGTGATGGTGCAGGACTACCACCTGACGCTGACCCCCGCCATGCTCCGCGCCGAGCGGCCCGACCTGCGCATCGCGCACTTCAGCCACACCCCGTGGGCGCCGCCCGAATACTTCTCCCTGCTGCCCGACGACGTGGCGGGCGAGGTCCTGGAAGGCATCCTGGGGGCCGATCACGCCGGGTTCCTCACCGACAGGTGGGCGCAGGCGTTCATGGACTGCTGCGAGCGGCTCCTGGGCGCGGAGGCCGACCGGGTGGGGCGCAGCGTCACGTACGAGGGCAGGACGACCCGCATCGGCGTGCACAGCCTCGGCGTCGACGGCGAGGCCCTGTGGCGGCGGGCCTGCGAGCCCGACGTCGAGTCGCACATGACCGCCCTGCGGGACCAGGTCGGCGACCGCAAGCTGATCGTCCGCATCGACCGCACCGAGCTGTCCAAGAACATCGTGCGCGGCCTGATCGCCTACCGCGAGTTCCTCGCCGCCCACCCCGAGTGGCACGGCCGCGTCGTGCACCTGGCCTTCGCCTACCCCAGCCGCCACGACCTGCCCGAGTACCGCGAGTACACCGCCTCGGTGCAGCGCTGCGCCCAGCAGATCGAGGACGAGTACGCCACCGAGGACTGGGACCCGCTGATACTCAACGTCAACGACGACTACCCGCGCTCGCTGGCCGCGTACCGGATGGCCGACGTGCTGCTGGTCAACCCCATCCGCGACGGCATGAACCTGGTCGCCAAGGAGGGCCCGGTCCTGTCGCCGCGCTGCACGCTGGTGCTCTCGCGCGAGGCGGGCGCCGCCGCCGAGCTGGGCGCGCACGCGCTCGTGGTCAACCCCTACGACATCAGCGGCACGGCCGCCGCGCTGCACGACGCGCTGGTCATGCCGGAGGACGAGCGCCGCACCCGCCGCGACAAGCTGCACGCCGCCGCCACCGCCCTGCCGCCGCAGAAGTGGCTCGCGACCCAGCTCGAAGCGCTCACCTGA
- a CDS encoding ABC transporter permease, which translates to MSNPTPPVGPGLPETQTLVPDTVPAAPAPEREGKKTKAGKPASLWTDAWYDLRRRPMFIISVVIIVILLVMAIWPSLFTSIDPYNARTCDLSTARQGPSPGHPFGRDNLGCDVFARTIYGARNSIVIGVLTTLMTSIIGGLLGIVAGFRGGVVDTLASRVTEIFFAIPSILGALLIAATFRGKANSIFLVIVALTVLGWPMVFRIMRAAVITAKSQDFVVAARALGAGAGRIMFRHLLPNSLAPVIVVATINLGTFIAAEAALSFLGVGVQSPDISWGLMIADARDRFLEAPLPLVFPAVFLSITVLAFIMMGDAVRDALDPKLR; encoded by the coding sequence ATGAGTAACCCAACCCCGCCGGTCGGGCCGGGACTCCCGGAGACGCAGACGCTGGTCCCGGACACGGTGCCCGCCGCCCCGGCACCCGAGCGCGAGGGCAAGAAGACCAAGGCCGGCAAGCCCGCCAGCCTGTGGACCGACGCCTGGTACGACCTCAGGCGCCGCCCGATGTTCATCATCTCCGTGGTCATCATCGTGATCCTGCTGGTGATGGCGATCTGGCCGTCGCTGTTCACCTCGATCGACCCGTACAACGCCAGGACCTGTGACCTGTCGACGGCGCGGCAGGGGCCCAGCCCCGGCCACCCGTTCGGGCGTGACAACCTGGGCTGTGACGTCTTCGCCAGGACGATCTACGGAGCTCGCAACTCCATCGTGATCGGCGTGCTCACCACGCTGATGACGTCGATCATCGGCGGGCTGCTCGGCATCGTCGCGGGCTTCCGCGGCGGCGTGGTCGACACGCTCGCCTCGCGGGTCACGGAGATCTTCTTCGCCATCCCCTCGATCCTCGGCGCGCTGCTGATCGCGGCCACCTTCCGCGGCAAGGCCAACAGCATCTTCCTGGTCATCGTGGCCCTGACGGTGCTCGGCTGGCCCATGGTGTTCCGCATCATGCGGGCCGCCGTGATCACGGCGAAGAGCCAGGACTTCGTGGTCGCGGCCAGAGCGCTGGGTGCGGGAGCGGGCCGGATCATGTTCCGGCACCTGCTGCCGAACTCGCTGGCTCCGGTCATCGTCGTGGCCACGATCAACCTGGGCACCTTCATCGCGGCCGAGGCCGCGCTGTCGTTCCTGGGCGTCGGTGTGCAGTCGCCGGACATCTCGTGGGGCCTGATGATCGCCGACGCGCGTGACAGGTTCCTGGAGGCGCCGCTGCCGCTGGTGTTCCCCGCGGTGTTCCTGAGCATCACCGTGCTCGCGTTCATCATGATGGGCGACGCCGTGCGCGACGCGCTCGACCCGAAGCTCAGGTAG
- a CDS encoding S8 family serine peptidase: protein MTGADVSGAGLAGARGGSAGEAGLVRGRVLPLLLAGLVAGAAGVTGVAGSVSWADGGDEGARVDDVAEAARAGQWQLGALRLPEAWRSSKGAGVVVAVLDTGVNTRHPDLRGAVIQGPDLTGATGTGSNAGAARTRPDATTPGRTGSGAADDGAGAWGPHGTAMASLIAGRGHGDARRGGVIGVAPAAKVLSIRVTLENGDPRRDKQRSGWRDALAEGIRYAADHGADVISMSLGGGSGAWEGSAVEEEAVQYAIAKGAVLVASSGNDGEAGNRKNFPAAYPGVIAVGAVDRRLRVAPFSNKQDYVSVVAPGTEIVTADGSDSYVVGDGTSSAAAMVAGIAALIRSAHPDLSPYHVRLAIELGTRRRPADGYSPAYGHGVANALLALKEAARLDVPASEPPAPGPYFGAGPAPGSRMPVVAGMLLLVVAMSARVVLRHTGRRGRDAA, encoded by the coding sequence GTGACGGGCGCTGACGTGAGTGGCGCCGGCCTGGCGGGCGCGCGTGGTGGCTCGGCGGGCGAGGCCGGTCTGGTGCGGGGGCGGGTCCTGCCGTTGCTGCTGGCCGGGCTGGTGGCGGGTGCGGCCGGGGTGACGGGCGTCGCCGGCTCCGTCTCCTGGGCGGACGGTGGGGACGAGGGCGCGCGGGTGGATGACGTGGCGGAGGCGGCGCGGGCCGGGCAGTGGCAGCTCGGGGCGTTGCGGCTGCCGGAGGCGTGGCGGTCGAGCAAGGGCGCGGGCGTGGTGGTGGCCGTGCTCGACACCGGCGTGAACACCCGCCACCCCGACCTGCGCGGCGCCGTCATCCAAGGCCCCGACCTGACCGGCGCCACCGGCACCGGCTCCAACGCAGGCGCAGCCCGCACTCGCCCCGACGCCACCACCCCCGGGCGCACCGGCTCGGGCGCGGCCGATGACGGTGCTGGCGCGTGGGGCCCGCACGGGACCGCCATGGCCAGCCTGATCGCCGGCCGCGGCCACGGCGACGCCCGCAGAGGCGGCGTCATCGGAGTGGCGCCCGCAGCCAAGGTGCTCTCGATCAGGGTGACACTGGAGAACGGCGACCCGCGCCGCGACAAGCAGCGCTCAGGCTGGCGGGACGCCCTGGCCGAGGGCATCAGGTACGCGGCCGACCACGGCGCCGACGTGATCAGCATGTCCCTGGGCGGCGGCAGCGGCGCGTGGGAGGGCTCGGCGGTGGAGGAGGAGGCCGTCCAGTACGCGATCGCCAAGGGCGCCGTGCTGGTGGCCTCGTCGGGCAACGACGGCGAGGCGGGCAACAGGAAGAACTTCCCCGCCGCCTACCCCGGCGTGATCGCCGTGGGCGCGGTGGACCGGCGGCTGCGGGTGGCCCCCTTCTCCAACAAGCAGGACTACGTGTCGGTGGTCGCCCCCGGCACGGAGATCGTCACCGCCGACGGCAGCGACTCGTACGTGGTCGGCGACGGCACCAGCTCGGCCGCCGCCATGGTCGCCGGCATCGCGGCGCTGATCAGGTCGGCGCACCCGGACCTGTCGCCGTACCACGTGCGGCTGGCCATCGAGCTGGGCACCAGGCGGCGGCCCGCCGACGGCTACAGCCCCGCCTACGGGCACGGCGTGGCCAACGCGCTGCTGGCCCTGAAGGAGGCCGCCAGGCTCGACGTGCCCGCGTCGGAGCCGCCCGCGCCGGGGCCGTACTTCGGCGCCGGGCCCGCGCCCGGCTCCAGGATGCCGGTGGTGGCGGGCATGTTGCTCCTGGTGGTGGCGATGTCGGCGCGGGTGGTCCTACGGCACACCGGACGGCGCGGCAGGGACGCCGCCTAG
- a CDS encoding ABC transporter ATP-binding protein: MKKTSTDLLPAEGGLGDGPLLEVDDLHVEFRTRAGVVRAVNGVSYTVGPGETLAVLGESGSGKSVTAQAIMGILDMPPAVIPKGQIRFRGTDLLKLSEDARTQVRGQRIAMIFQDALSALNPVFTVGWQISEMFRIHRGMSKSAAMKKAVELMDRVRIPAARQRVNDYPHQFSGGMRQRIMIAMSIALDPEVLIADEPTTALDVTVQAQIMELLAELQRESQMGLILITHDLGVVADVADKIAVMYAGRIVEQAPVYDIYKAPAHPYTKGLLDSIPRVDQKGQDLYAIKGLPPNLLDLPTGCAFHPRCPYRQDNCVTDVPPLYEISGTRGSACHYWREVLDGERQ, translated from the coding sequence GTGAAGAAGACGTCCACAGACCTGTTGCCCGCCGAGGGAGGGCTGGGCGACGGGCCGCTGCTCGAGGTCGACGACCTGCATGTGGAGTTCCGCACGCGGGCCGGGGTCGTACGCGCGGTCAACGGCGTGAGCTACACGGTCGGGCCTGGCGAGACGCTCGCCGTGCTGGGCGAGTCGGGCTCGGGCAAGTCCGTGACGGCGCAGGCCATCATGGGCATCCTGGACATGCCTCCGGCGGTCATCCCCAAGGGGCAGATCCGCTTCAGGGGCACCGACCTGCTCAAGCTTTCGGAGGACGCCCGCACCCAGGTGCGTGGCCAGCGGATCGCGATGATCTTCCAGGACGCGCTGTCCGCGCTCAACCCGGTCTTCACCGTGGGCTGGCAGATCAGCGAGATGTTCCGGATCCACCGGGGCATGTCGAAGTCCGCGGCCATGAAGAAGGCCGTCGAGCTGATGGACCGGGTCCGCATCCCGGCCGCCAGACAGCGCGTGAACGACTACCCGCACCAGTTCTCCGGGGGCATGCGCCAGCGCATCATGATCGCCATGTCGATCGCGCTGGACCCCGAGGTGCTGATCGCGGACGAGCCGACCACGGCGCTGGACGTGACCGTCCAGGCGCAGATCATGGAACTGCTGGCCGAGCTGCAGCGCGAGAGCCAGATGGGCCTGATCCTCATCACCCACGACCTCGGGGTCGTGGCGGACGTGGCCGACAAGATCGCGGTCATGTACGCGGGCCGCATCGTCGAGCAGGCCCCCGTGTACGACATCTACAAGGCGCCCGCGCATCCGTACACCAAGGGCCTGCTGGACTCGATCCCCAGGGTCGACCAGAAGGGCCAGGACCTGTACGCGATCAAGGGTCTGCCGCCGAACCTGCTGGACCTGCCGACGGGGTGCGCGTTCCATCCGCGCTGCCCGTACAGGCAGGACAACTGCGTGACCGACGTCCCCCCGCTCTACGAAATCAGCGGCACGCGCGGCAGCGCCTGCCACTACTGGAGGGAGGTCCTCGATGGCGAGCGGCAGTGA
- a CDS encoding MFS transporter, with product MTAASSPVRLIRDRPTWLIYLQLSTFASFVYGLSAALPLLRADQGTSATVAGLHGTAMAVATIAAGLLLPLLTRRWGRRATSWIGLAGMSAGMLTVFAADALPVTLLGYGVAGGFGSVMLYTAMAALSDHHGAAGAAALSEANAVAVVAGMVMTFGLSVAGQSALGWRAALLVTPVMSVLLALTMGRVWPGHRPADAQAAGPGPEDAGPGQDAGPGQDAGPGRKDAGPRTGTGTASATRARVGWRFHLAGLVLFCCVALEFTFNLWAAELLAVSTGLATAVAATGLTAFIAGMAAGRFAGAQLALRLRPVPLFVGALGLTLAGWLVFWLSGRPVLSYAGLVVCGLGVALHFPLALSALIAGSGGRADLAAAASPIWAGAAMAIGPLVLGALADGFGTRNAFLMVPALIGLAVAGVLAPGRRT from the coding sequence GTGACCGCGGCCTCATCGCCCGTCCGTCTGATCAGAGACCGCCCCACCTGGCTCATCTACCTGCAGCTCAGCACCTTCGCCAGCTTCGTGTACGGCCTGAGCGCCGCCCTGCCCCTGCTGCGCGCCGACCAGGGCACCTCGGCCACCGTGGCGGGCCTGCACGGCACCGCCATGGCCGTGGCCACGATCGCGGCCGGCCTGCTGCTCCCCCTGCTCACCCGTCGGTGGGGGCGGCGCGCCACGAGCTGGATCGGCCTGGCGGGAATGAGTGCCGGGATGCTCACCGTCTTCGCCGCCGACGCCCTGCCGGTGACCCTGCTCGGGTACGGCGTGGCGGGCGGCTTCGGCTCGGTCATGCTCTACACCGCCATGGCGGCGCTCAGCGACCACCACGGGGCCGCCGGGGCCGCCGCCCTGAGCGAGGCGAACGCGGTCGCCGTGGTGGCGGGCATGGTGATGACGTTCGGGCTCAGCGTGGCGGGGCAGAGCGCGCTGGGCTGGCGGGCCGCGCTGCTGGTCACGCCTGTCATGAGTGTGCTGCTCGCGCTGACCATGGGCCGCGTCTGGCCGGGTCACCGGCCCGCCGACGCGCAGGCCGCCGGGCCCGGCCCCGAGGACGCCGGGCCAGGTCAGGACGCCGGGCCAGGTCAGGACGCCGGGCCCGGCCGGAAGGACGCCGGGCCACGCACGGGGACCGGCACGGCATCCGCCACGCGGGCCCGGGTGGGCTGGCGGTTCCACCTGGCGGGCCTGGTGTTGTTCTGCTGCGTGGCGCTGGAGTTCACGTTCAACCTGTGGGCCGCGGAGCTGCTCGCCGTCAGCACCGGGCTGGCCACGGCCGTGGCGGCCACCGGGCTGACGGCGTTCATCGCGGGCATGGCGGCGGGCAGGTTCGCCGGGGCTCAGCTGGCGCTGCGGCTGCGGCCGGTCCCGCTGTTCGTGGGGGCGCTGGGGCTGACGCTCGCCGGGTGGCTGGTGTTCTGGCTGAGCGGCCGGCCGGTGCTGTCGTACGCCGGGCTGGTGGTGTGCGGGCTCGGCGTCGCCCTGCACTTCCCGCTCGCACTGAGCGCGCTGATCGCCGGCTCGGGCGGCCGGGCCGACCTGGCGGCGGCGGCCTCGCCCATCTGGGCGGGCGCCGCCATGGCGATCGGGCCGCTGGTGCTCGGCGCGCTGGCCGACGGCTTCGGCACCCGGAACGCGTTCCTGATGGTGCCGGCGCTCATCGGCCTCGCGGTCGCCGGGGTGCTGGCACCCGGCCGGCGCACCTGA
- a CDS encoding lipid-transfer protein, translating into MSAVAVLGTGMHPWGKWGRPFLEYGVAAAREALRDAGLEWTDVQYVVGADTIRNGYPGFVSGASYARELGWSGARVASCYAACASGAQALDIARTRILAGLCDVALVIGADATPKGFFKPVGGDRPDDPDWLRFRLLGATNPAYFALYARRRMALHGSTPADFAAVKVKNALAGSLNPMARYRKPVTAEEVLASPMVADPLRLMDICATSDGGAAVVLASQEYARRRGTGFVRLAAVSTVTPVFPNTILELPDFATDSCAAVPAPERPFRAAIAHAAYEEAGLGPEDLSLAEVYDLSTALELDWMEDLGLCPPGEADKLLRDGRTALNGSIPVNPSGGLASFGEAIPAQALAQVCELANQLRGRAGARQTAGARVGLAADQGLFGHGSAIIATL; encoded by the coding sequence ATGAGCGCCGTGGCGGTGCTGGGGACGGGCATGCACCCGTGGGGCAAGTGGGGCCGCCCCTTCCTGGAGTACGGCGTCGCGGCGGCCCGCGAGGCGCTGCGCGACGCCGGCCTGGAGTGGACCGACGTGCAGTACGTGGTCGGCGCCGACACGATCAGGAACGGTTACCCGGGCTTCGTCTCCGGCGCCTCCTACGCCAGGGAGCTGGGCTGGTCGGGAGCCAGGGTCGCCTCCTGCTACGCGGCGTGCGCGTCAGGGGCTCAGGCGCTGGACATCGCGCGTACCCGGATCCTGGCGGGGCTGTGCGACGTCGCGCTCGTCATCGGCGCCGACGCCACCCCCAAGGGCTTCTTCAAACCGGTGGGCGGCGACCGCCCCGACGACCCCGACTGGCTGCGCTTCCGCCTCCTGGGCGCCACGAACCCCGCCTACTTCGCCCTCTACGCCCGCCGCCGGATGGCCCTGCACGGCTCGACGCCCGCCGACTTCGCCGCCGTCAAGGTCAAGAACGCGCTGGCCGGCTCGCTCAACCCGATGGCCCGCTACCGCAAGCCCGTCACGGCCGAGGAGGTGCTGGCCTCGCCGATGGTGGCCGACCCGCTGCGCCTCATGGACATCTGCGCCACCTCGGACGGGGGCGCGGCGGTGGTGCTCGCCTCGCAGGAGTACGCCCGCCGCCGCGGCACGGGGTTCGTCCGCCTGGCAGCCGTCTCGACGGTCACCCCCGTCTTCCCGAACACGATCCTGGAGCTGCCGGACTTCGCCACCGACTCCTGCGCGGCCGTGCCCGCGCCTGAGAGGCCGTTCAGAGCGGCGATCGCGCACGCGGCCTACGAGGAGGCCGGGCTGGGCCCGGAGGACCTCTCCTTGGCGGAGGTGTACGACCTGTCCACGGCGCTGGAGCTGGACTGGATGGAGGACCTCGGTCTGTGCCCGCCGGGAGAGGCGGACAAGCTCCTGCGGGACGGCCGGACGGCGCTGAACGGCAGCATCCCGGTCAACCCGTCGGGCGGCCTGGCGTCGTTCGGCGAGGCCATCCCCGCGCAGGCGCTCGCGCAGGTCTGCGAGCTGGCCAACCAGCTCAGAGGCCGCGCGGGCGCCCGCCAGACGGCGGGCGCCCGCGTCGGTCTGGCCGCCGACCAGGGCCTGTTCGGCCACGGATCGGCGATCATCGCCACGCTGTAG
- a CDS encoding Zn-ribbon domain-containing OB-fold protein, producing MTYAIDGWFAISEEDGVHLLGTSCAACGTICFPPRRGSCPNPRCASTDMRVLPLPRRGRVWSYTNACYPPPAPFVAPDPYVPVTLAAVELDEVGIVVLGQVKGLTVDQLQVGMEVELTAGPLADGPLVWMWERAS from the coding sequence ATGACGTACGCCATCGACGGCTGGTTCGCCATCTCGGAAGAGGACGGCGTCCACCTCCTCGGCACCAGTTGCGCCGCCTGCGGCACGATCTGCTTCCCGCCCCGCCGCGGCTCGTGCCCCAACCCACGCTGCGCGAGCACGGACATGCGGGTGCTCCCCCTCCCCCGCCGCGGCCGCGTCTGGTCCTACACCAACGCCTGCTACCCACCCCCCGCCCCCTTCGTGGCCCCCGACCCGTACGTACCGGTCACGCTGGCCGCGGTGGAGCTGGACGAGGTGGGCATCGTGGTGCTCGGCCAGGTCAAGGGCCTGACGGTGGACCAGCTCCAGGTGGGCATGGAGGTGGAGCTGACGGCGGGGCCGCTGGCCGACGGGCCGCTGGTGTGGATGTGGGAGCGGGCCTCATGA
- a CDS encoding SAM hydrolase/SAM-dependent halogenase family protein, whose translation MTPVITLLTDYGLEDGYVAACHGVIAGIAPEARVIDVCHLIPAGDVRRGAAVLAQTIPYLPQGIHIGAVDPSAGGARRAVAVEAGGRVFIGPDNGLLSWAVHASGGARAAYEISNADHFLHPVSPTFHGRDVFSPVAGRLCGGLRPADLGPEVPLARLVSLPEPTSLLRDGSVEGEVVSVDRYGNTQLSIAAGDLHALGVRVGDTLGVWLGRRQLALPFRETYAAVPPGELVAFADSAGLIAIAVNSGDAAQRLGLPPGAHVRLSPSP comes from the coding sequence GTGACCCCAGTCATCACGCTCCTCACCGACTACGGGCTTGAGGATGGTTATGTGGCGGCCTGTCATGGAGTGATCGCCGGGATCGCCCCCGAGGCGCGGGTGATCGACGTGTGCCACCTGATCCCCGCCGGTGACGTACGGCGTGGCGCGGCGGTTCTGGCGCAGACCATCCCCTATCTCCCCCAGGGCATCCACATCGGCGCGGTCGACCCGAGCGCGGGCGGCGCCAGGCGCGCGGTGGCCGTGGAGGCGGGCGGCCGGGTGTTCATCGGGCCCGACAACGGCCTGCTGTCGTGGGCCGTGCACGCCAGCGGCGGCGCGCGGGCGGCGTACGAGATCAGCAACGCCGATCACTTCCTGCACCCTGTCTCGCCGACCTTTCACGGGCGCGACGTGTTCTCGCCGGTCGCGGGGCGGCTGTGCGGGGGGCTGCGGCCGGCCGACCTGGGCCCCGAGGTGCCGCTGGCCAGACTGGTCTCCCTGCCCGAGCCTACCTCGCTGCTGCGCGACGGCTCGGTGGAGGGCGAGGTCGTCTCGGTGGACCGCTACGGCAACACGCAGCTGTCGATCGCGGCCGGCGACCTGCACGCGCTCGGCGTGCGGGTGGGCGACACGCTGGGGGTGTGGCTGGGGCGGCGGCAGCTCGCGCTGCCGTTCAGGGAGACGTACGCGGCGGTGCCGCCGGGCGAGCTGGTGGCGTTCGCGGACTCGGCGGGGCTGATCGCGATCGCGGTCAACTCCGGTGACGCGGCCCAGAGGCTGGGGCTCCCGCCGGGGGCACATGTGCGACTATCCCCCTCTCCATAG
- the otsB gene encoding trehalose-phosphatase, translating into MEAILSDPAGAVIGLDFDGTLSPIVSDPAKAVIHPKAPEVLADLGAHVLAVAIVTGRPAATALELGPGLADVPGLVVLGHYGFERWEGGRISAPPPPPGVPEAEAELPLLLDSLGLSEVAIEDKGRAVAVHTRRSPDPNGALATLRDPLARLAEKHGLVIEPGRMVLELRPPGMDKGHALSLFLAERAARSVMFVGDDLGDLAAFDAVRASGLPGVTVCSGSTEVTALAERADIVVDGPDGVVALLAELTSAFTRP; encoded by the coding sequence ATGGAAGCGATCCTGAGCGATCCGGCAGGCGCCGTGATCGGGCTCGACTTCGACGGCACCCTGTCGCCGATCGTGTCCGACCCCGCCAAGGCCGTGATCCACCCGAAAGCGCCCGAAGTACTCGCCGACCTGGGCGCGCACGTCCTCGCGGTGGCCATCGTGACCGGGAGGCCCGCGGCCACCGCACTGGAGCTCGGGCCTGGCCTGGCCGACGTGCCGGGGCTCGTCGTGCTCGGCCACTACGGCTTCGAGCGCTGGGAGGGCGGGCGGATCTCCGCGCCCCCGCCCCCGCCGGGAGTGCCGGAGGCCGAGGCCGAGCTGCCGCTGCTGCTCGACTCGCTCGGCCTGAGCGAGGTGGCCATCGAGGACAAGGGCCGGGCCGTGGCCGTGCACACCAGGCGCAGCCCCGACCCCAACGGCGCGCTGGCCACGCTGCGTGACCCGCTGGCCAGGCTGGCCGAGAAGCACGGCCTGGTGATCGAGCCCGGGCGCATGGTGCTGGAGCTGCGGCCGCCGGGCATGGACAAGGGGCACGCGCTGAGCCTGTTCCTGGCGGAGCGGGCAGCCAGGTCCGTCATGTTCGTGGGTGATGACCTGGGCGATCTGGCCGCTTTCGACGCCGTACGCGCCTCGGGGCTGCCGGGGGTGACCGTGTGCAGCGGCTCCACCGAGGTCACCGCGCTGGCCGAGCGGGCCGACATCGTGGTGGACGGGCCCGACGGGGTGGTGGCCCTGCTCGCCGAGCTGACCTCGGCCTTCACCCGCCCGTGA